CTCTGAATCGACTCGACTCGGCCACTTTCGAATCTTCCGGGAGGTCCTCGTCGCGAGAGTACTTTCCGGTCAAAAAGCCCTGGCCGAGCGGACTCCACGGACAGACCGCGAGGTCGCGCTGGCGAGCGAACTCCAGGTAATCGCCCTCGATTTCGCGATCGGCGAGGTTGTACCGCGGCTGGAGGACGGAAAACGGCTCCCAGCCGTGGGCGTCGGCGATCGCGTTCGCGCGTGCGACTTTCCACGCGTTCGGTCGCAGGGTCGACGCGCCGAGGTAGTGGACCTTTCCGGATTCGACGATTCCGTTCAGCGTCTTCATCAGTTCGCGGGTCGGCGTTTCGTCGTCCCAGCGATGGATGTAGAGGACGTCGACGTACTCGGTGTCGAGCCGCTCTAGAATGGCGTCGACGCGGTGCCGGACGTTCTTCCGGTTCGTCCCTTTACTGTTCGGATCGCCGTCGCGGATCTGCCAGTACAGTTTCGAGGCGATCGTGTAGCGTTCTCGATCGCGGTCGGCGAGCCAGTCACCGATCCACCGCTCGCTGTCGCCGCCCCCATACACGTCTGCGGTGTCGATATACCGGCCACCGGCGTCGGCGTAGGCGTCGAGCAGTTCGTGCGCCCGCTCCTCGCTGATTTCGAGCGTGCCCTCTTCCGTGGTCCGCCCGAAGCGCCACGTCCCGAACTGGAGTTCGCTCGTCCGAATGCCGGTGCGTCCGAGTCGTACGAAATCGAGGTCGATCTCCGACAGTGATTGCGCCATCTGGTGGTGCTTGGCGGGCATCGGGAAAAAGGATACAGAAAGCGGTTCGATGCTCGTCCCGTGTGGATCGAGCGTGAGTACGATGGAATCCGAAGTACTCGGCCACGAAAGTCCACGCTACGGTCGCCGAACGGACCGGATCGATTTCAGGCCGTTCTCGTTCCACCGCGCCAACGGCGTCGGTACGTACGACGTGACGGACGCGATTCGATCGTACTCGGCCGTCGGATCGAGTTAGACTGGCAACCGCAACGCGACGCTGTACATCTCCCCGACCGAGTCCTCACCGATCGCCGTCGCGAGGTGCTCCGTCGCTGCCGTCAGGTCCGCGCCGAGTTCGCCCGGCACCTCCGAAGCCGCCGTGCGCGTCGCATCGGCGTGTGCCTCGACGTGGCTCGCGGTCCACGGAACCGGGTCGAGCAACGTCCGTTCTCGATCGAACTGCCACCCGTAGCCGACGAACAGCCTCCGGAGCACCGCTGCCGGATAGAACGTCAGTGCGGGTCGCCCCTCGGCCAGTTCGGTCGCCGCGTTCTCGAGCGCGAAGAGTTCGCGCACAGCTGCGTCCTCGGGAAGCGGTTCGTAGTCGTCGATAACGAGATGACACCCGGGGGTGGCGACGCGCGTTAACTCCGCTGCGACCGATTCGAGCGACGCTGGCGGGAGTACGTTGAACAGGCCGTGAGCGGTGATGAGTTCGACCGAATCCGCCGTCAGCGGGAGGCGACGAAGGTCTGCCTCCAGAACGGCGGCCCGACCGATTTCGTCGTCGATCCGATCGACCGTACGGTTGTCGACCCGCTCGCGAACGGCGGTCGCGTGCTCCCTGTCGTTCGTGACGGCGTAGACGCGGGTCGCACCAGCGTCGAGCAACCCGGCAGTCGCGTTGCCGACGCCCGCACCGGCTTCGAGACAAACCCGTCCTGTCACCGGGCGATCCGCGAGCGCGGCCGTGACCGTTTCGGGGACGTCCATCGCAGGGTTCCTGGCTCTGTCGCCCTCTCCGGAGTCAGTGGTGGAGTTGCTCCGGAACGGGGCTCTGCTCGTGGCGCAGTCGCTCGACGAGCGATCGCTGGGCCGACTCGGCCATCCCGTCGTAGCGTTCGGCCGCGTCGAGTACCATCGCGACGAGCTTTGGGTCGCCCGGGCTGATGACGCTCGTCAGGCCCTGCGAGGCCGCGAAGTCGAACCGTTCCTCGATCTCGGCGGGCGTATCGACCGGTTCGTACCAGTTCGCGTACGGGCGGTCGGCCTCGGGTAGTTCGTCTGTCGATGGCCACGGTCCCTTCGCGAAGGCCTTGATCCCGAGCGTCCCGACGTCTAGCTCGTTCGCGCGCTCGAGTACCGCCTCGTAGTCGTGCTCGTCGTCGTCCTTGCCGACGACGACCGGGTTCAACGGGAACATCACGGTCGCCAGGTCGTCGATTCGATCGAGGGCGTCCAGGATGAGCTGGGGATCGCCGTGACTGGTCAGCCCGATGTGGTCGACGAGGCCCTCCGATCTGGCCTCGCGGAAGGCCTCGAGCGCGCCGCCCTCGCCGGTAATCGTGTCCAGTTCGTGCTCGTACTCGAGGCCGTGGATCTGGTAGAGGTCGATCGTCTCGACGCCGAGGCGGGTGAGCGACTGCTCGAGCTTCCGCGTTGCCCCCTCGTACTCCCGCTCCTGGGTCTTGCAGCCGAGGAAGATGTCCTCGCGGTGCTGGCGGAGCTTGGGCCCCAGCTTGAGTTCCGCGTCTCCGTAGGTCGGGGCGACGTCGAAGTGGTTGACCCCGCGGTCGAGCACGAGTTCGACCAGCTGATCGGCACCCTCCTGTTCGAGCCAGTTGAGCGCGATCGCGCCGAAAGTCATCACGGTGCTGTCGTGGCCAGTTTCGCCCAGCGAACGCGTCTCCATACCGCCGCGGTCGGTATCGGCGCACATAAATGTGCTCCCCCCGATCGGACCGCCTATACTGCGCCGCGAATCGGATCGGATCTCGTTCCCGACGAGCACCGGTCCCCAGCGGTGAACACACCGACAGTTCGGGGACGTGAACCTATATCACGTTCTCGTCCGAGAGTCAATCCATGATTCCGTCGGCGGTCTGCTATCGGTGTGATCGGAAGTATCAGGACGATCGAGTTCGCTGTGACTGTGGCGAACCGCTCTGGTTCGACGCTGACTCGACAGGAGTCGACTTCTCGACCCGTTCGGAGGCACAGGGGTTGTGGCGATACGCGGAACTTCTCCCAGTCTCCGGGCTCGAGGGGATCGCCACTGCCGCTGGACGCACACCGCTGGTCCGAAGCCGACGGCTCGATCGGGTCGCCGGCTGTCGAGTGTACGTCAAAGACGAGAGCGAAAATCCGACCGGATCGTACAAGGATCGCGGGAGTGCGGTCGCGGTCTCTCGGGGGCTCCAGCGGGGCACCGACGTCGTCGGGACAGTCTCCTACGGGAACATGGCGATGAGCACCGCCGCCCACGCCGCCAGCCTCGGCTGTGAGTGCGTCGTACTCGTCCCCACCGACATTCAGCCCGGCCGCCTGGAGTTGATCGCCCAGTACGATCCGACGATCCTGCAGGTCGAAGGGGACTACGGCGACCTGTATCACGAGGTGCTGAAACTGAACCGGGATCTGCCGGTATCGTTTCTGCCCAGCGACGCTCCAGGACGGATCAGCGGCTACAAGACCGCGCTGTTCGAAATCTACGAGTCGCTGGCCCCCGAGACACCCGACGCGATCGCGCTGCCGGCCAGTTCGGGCGGGTTCGCCAGCGGGCTCTGGCGCGGAATCCTCGACCTTCAGAACGCCGGGCTACTCGAAACCCCGCCGCGTCTGTACCTCGTCCAGACGGCTGCATCGGATCCGATCACCCGCGCGTTCGACGCGAATCGAGACGAGGTATCGGCGCTGTCGACCGAGGCGGTCGGGGAGACGATCGCCCACTCGATCGGGAATCCGGATCCACCCAGTGGCACCCGAGCGCTGACCGCTGTCAGGCAGACCGGCGGCGCAGTGTGTTCCGTTACCGACGACGACATCCGGGACGCGCAGCGGCAGTACGCTCAGCGGAGCGGGCTCTGCGTCGAACCGGCATCGGCGGCACCGCTCGCCGGGGTCGCTCGACTCGGCGCGCGCGGAGAGATCGACGACGACGAGACGGTCGTACTCGTTCCGACCGGAACCGGGTTCAAAGAGATGGGAACGGGGTCTGAGTCCGTCCAGACGGAAACGGTCACTCGTTCCGCGCTTTCGTCACGACTCGAATCCCGTCTCTCGGGCTGACGGTTCCGATATCAGTCCCCGTATCGAACGGACAATAACGCAACCGTCTTTTCGAGTGCGCTACCGGGGCGATCCGGAAGCGTTCCACCCCGAGCACGGCATCTCCCGCTCAGGCTCCGACGTCGGAACTGCGCCAGTGGACGGCGAGACGCCGAGGGACGCATCGATCAGGCGGTGAACACGGGAATATCGAGCGAGCCGACGACTCGATTCGTGATCGAACCGATGAGCGGCTTGTCAGGGTCGGAGCGCCCCCGTTTGCCCATCACAACGAGATCGATGTCGTGTTCGTCGACGTACTCGAGGATGGCCTCGACGGGCGTGTTCGGCGTAACCGTCGTGACGCAGGGGACCTCGGCGTCTTCGGCGAGATCCTCGATCTCCCCGACGAATTTCTGACCCTTCTTCTCCAGGCGGCTTCGCGTCTGCGCGATGTCGCTCGGAACGGCGACGTAGTCGGCGTCACCCATGTCCATCGCGTACAGCACGTGCAGGGTCGCACCGTTTCGCCGTGCGAACTTGATAGCCTGTTTCGCCCCGTTGCGGGCGGTTTTGCTGCCGTCGGTCGGAACGAGGATGTCGTCGAAGTCGGTTACGTCTTCCATAAATACCGAACCACTCCAGAGCAGGTAATTCTTGCCCACAGTTCCCATCCCGTGAGAAGATTCTCGGGCAATAGACCGGCGTTACGCGTACTCGAGCAGCGTCTTCCAGCGTCCTACCACGACCCGCAGCGTCTCGAGAAGCCCCACGATTCTCGGGACGGCGTCTCGGACTCGAGCAGTCGACAACTCGTCACGTACGCGAATCGAGTACTGCGATTGATTGGGATCGAAAGGAACACACCCGACGTGATAGCGACATCCGCTCCGTTCACACGTCACTCCCGACAGTGTTTCGGCGATGTATTCGATCGCAGCTGTATTGCTGCTGCGTAGAAGGCGCGCATGCATCGCCGAGTGGGTGTTCCAACAGGGGCGAACCGATACGGACGGCCGTCGATCGAACCCGTGATCGATACTCTCTTACGCGATTGAACTCTCCACGTCGGCTGCAGCCGTCAGGTGTTCTCGCCCCCATTCGGCCATCTCCTGGATAACCGGTTCGAGCGATTCGCCGTGTGCAGTCAGCGAGTACTCGACGCGGACGGGTTTTTCGTTGACGATCTCCCTGTCGATCAGTCGTTTCCCCTCGAGATCGTCCAAGACGTCCGAGAGGACCTTGCTCGATATCCCCCCGACTTCCGTTTTCAGCGCGTTGAATCCGAGCGGTCCGTTGGCGAGCAGCCGATGGAGAACCACGGTGTGCCACTTCTTGCCGATCAACGTCGCGGTGGACGTGACGGGACACCAGTCTTCGCCAGCACACCACACTTCCAGTTGCTCTGTCGACTCGTCCATGTTCGTCGAAACGGGCCGAATCACCATATAGTTACGTATTGTTAGCTAGTTACTAGTAGTCACTGTATAACTCCCACCGAGACGTCCCGACCTCCGCCCGTTCCGCTCGGGGTTACCGATCGGTAACCCGGTGACGGGACGGTTGGCTCGCACTTATGACCAACCAGGGGTAACGGAGTTACAGAAGGTAACTGAACGTGACGGCACCAACCGACTCCACCACATCGACCGAACCCGCAGCGACGCACCACTACGAGGTCGCCGTCGTCGGCGGCGGCCCGGCCGGCCTGACGACCGCCCTGTACGCGGCCCGACTCGGGCACGAAACCGCAGTCTTCGACCGCGGCGGCGGCCGCGCCGCGATGATCCAGGAGACGCACAACGTCATCGGCGTTCCGGAATCCGTCTCCGGCAACGACTTCCTGGCGACGGCCGTCGACCAGATCCGATCGTACGGTGCGGACTACCGCACGGAGTTCGTGACCGGGATCGACCGCCGCGACGGGTCGTTCCACCTGGAGACGACCGACGGCTCGGCGACCGCCGATCGCGTCGTCCTCGCGACCGGGTTCTCCGACGGTCGACCCGATCCACCGCTGCCCCGGACCGGACGTGGACTGCACTACTGTCTTCACTGCGACGCGTATCTGTTCGTCGACGAATCGGTGTACGTGATGGGCAACGGCGACAGCGCCGCCACCGTGGCGATGCTCATGCTCAACTTCACCGACAGCGTCGACCTCCTGTTGCGGGGCGACGACCCCGACTGGAGCGACGAGACGGGCGCGTTGCTCGAGCACCACCCCGTCGATATCGTTCGCGAGGAGGTCACCGGCGTCCGGAACGGCGAGGACGGCTGGCTCGAGGCCCTCGAGTTCGCCGATGGCACCGTTCGCGATTATCGCGGCGGCTTCGCGATGTACGGATCCAACTACAACAACGACCTGGCGGCGTCGCTCGGTGCAGATCTCACCGAGGACGGCACGGTCGTCGTCGACGATCACGGCCGAACGACCGTCGACGGCCTCTACGCCGTCGGCGATCTGACCCCCGGCCACAACCAGATCCCCGTTGCGATGGGCCAGGGTGCGAAAGCGGGCATCGCGCTTCACAAGAGCCTCCGCGAGTTCCCGAAGTCGCTCGCGGAACTCCAGGCCGACGGCGCAGTCGAACCGCAGAACGTTCCCGCGATTTCCGCCGAGGTACGGCGGCAAGCGAACACTCACTCGTCGGCAGAAGGTGATTGAAGTGGTTCGCTCGAGGCTCGTTCGTTCGAATTTCTGAATCGGCGATCGGTTCGTCGACGGCGAATCCGGCCCGTCGATCGCTCACGCCATCGTCAGCGCGTCGATCCAGTCGTCAGATTGGATCCAGGCATCTTCGGTCAGTTCGTCGTAGACGAGCAACTGTGAATCGTCCGTCTGGACGGCCGAATATCGCTCGAGCGGGACTGCGTCGACGCCGATCGTCGACTGCTGGTCGCGTGGGGTGGTGTCTGCGGACATGAGGCTGTTCTCCAGGGGTTACCGTACAGTACTAGGTAACACTTAGTAACTGATAAAGACTCGCGAACGACCTCGTTACGAGGTAACGACGAGGAAAGTCAGTCGCTGGCCGCTGCCGACCCGTCGGTCGGCATCGAGTCGGAAATCGAGTAGAGCGATTTCCGCGCGTCGCGGAAGTACACGCCTTCGTGGACGACGTCAGCGTCACGGAGGCTCTCGAGTGCGAACCGAACCGTCCGCTTGCTCAGACGGGATTCGGCTGCGATCTGTCCCTGCGTCATCGCGCCATCGACTTCGAGGACCTTCAACACGAGTTTCGCACTCGGCGGGAGGTCGTAGAGTCGATCCGGAACGTCAGTCATACGTGTCTCCTTGTCCGTATGGGCACATATCCGTTTACTGGTGGTGCGTCGTTCGTGCACGACCGGAAGTGTCAGCTATCGTTGGATCTCTGGCGAGTCGGATCCGGCCTACCCGTCCACCCGGGCCGTCGCGAGTTCGTCGACACGCTCGAGAAGGTCGTCGGCGGTGGGGCGATCGGCCGGGTGTGTTCCACGATGGACGTATTCGATCGTCGGCCGGTCACCGGATGCGTCGATGAGGATCGCTTCGGGCATCCGCCCGACCATGTCGTGGAGCGAGCCGACGGCACCGAACCGGACGGGCTGATCGTACTGGTCGCTCGTCGTCTTCGATTCGTCGGCCAGGAGCGGAAACGGAAGGTCGTACTGTTCGTTCCACTGCCGTGCTCGCTCGATCGGTTCGGGAAGGATCGACACGACGTCCGCTCGACGAGCGGTAAATTCGTCGTATCGCGAGGCGACCGTCTGGACCTGTTCACGACACTTCGGGCAGTGATAGTCCCGCTGAAACAGCAGGCCGATCGCGTCGCGATCGGGATCCGCGGCGAATTCGCTCAGTCGAAATGGATCGGGACCGGTAGCTGCGTTCGAGAGTTCGAAATCTGTGAGTTCAGGCATGGTGTGGAATGAATTGATCGTTCAGTTTCTTCGAAATCGGGTATCAGCGTCCGACGATCCGCTCGAAGCGGAGGCACCCTGGCAGCGTGTCTGGATGCGTCGAACCTCATCGGCAGTCGATTTCGACTCCGGATCGCGACATCGATTTGTCCCGGCATCGTACCGACGTGTGACAGACGGCGCGCGTTCGACGAGTCTCGAGCAACGGGTTACTCGAAATTCGAGCGGTTGAGGGTGATTGGGGTGATTTCGTCGTTGCAGGGACGTGAAACGTGGTGCAATGGGCGCCTCCAGATCAAATATCGACCCCACAAGAATATAAAATATAGTCTAACGATCCCGTTAGTAGATTACCGGCTCGTTACTGTCCCGTGAGGATCACTCATCATGTGTTCCAAACGGTAATCCGTCGA
The nucleotide sequence above comes from Halosolutus halophilus. Encoded proteins:
- a CDS encoding aldo/keto reductase gives rise to the protein MAQSLSEIDLDFVRLGRTGIRTSELQFGTWRFGRTTEEGTLEISEERAHELLDAYADAGGRYIDTADVYGGGDSERWIGDWLADRDRERYTIASKLYWQIRDGDPNSKGTNRKNVRHRVDAILERLDTEYVDVLYIHRWDDETPTRELMKTLNGIVESGKVHYLGASTLRPNAWKVARANAIADAHGWEPFSVLQPRYNLADREIEGDYLEFARQRDLAVCPWSPLGQGFLTGKYSRDEDLPEDSKVAESSRFRESYLTEANFDLHDELDAVAEEVDASPAQVALAWLMHRDGVTAPIVGARTVEQLEENLAAATIDLSADQVDRLTAAKAGPYQGL
- a CDS encoding class I SAM-dependent methyltransferase encodes the protein MDVPETVTAALADRPVTGRVCLEAGAGVGNATAGLLDAGATRVYAVTNDREHATAVRERVDNRTVDRIDDEIGRAAVLEADLRRLPLTADSVELITAHGLFNVLPPASLESVAAELTRVATPGCHLVIDDYEPLPEDAAVRELFALENAATELAEGRPALTFYPAAVLRRLFVGYGWQFDRERTLLDPVPWTASHVEAHADATRTAASEVPGELGADLTAATEHLATAIGEDSVGEMYSVALRLPV
- a CDS encoding aldo/keto reductase, coding for METRSLGETGHDSTVMTFGAIALNWLEQEGADQLVELVLDRGVNHFDVAPTYGDAELKLGPKLRQHREDIFLGCKTQEREYEGATRKLEQSLTRLGVETIDLYQIHGLEYEHELDTITGEGGALEAFREARSEGLVDHIGLTSHGDPQLILDALDRIDDLATVMFPLNPVVVGKDDDEHDYEAVLERANELDVGTLGIKAFAKGPWPSTDELPEADRPYANWYEPVDTPAEIEERFDFAASQGLTSVISPGDPKLVAMVLDAAERYDGMAESAQRSLVERLRHEQSPVPEQLHH
- the thrC gene encoding threonine synthase, encoding MIPSAVCYRCDRKYQDDRVRCDCGEPLWFDADSTGVDFSTRSEAQGLWRYAELLPVSGLEGIATAAGRTPLVRSRRLDRVAGCRVYVKDESENPTGSYKDRGSAVAVSRGLQRGTDVVGTVSYGNMAMSTAAHAASLGCECVVLVPTDIQPGRLELIAQYDPTILQVEGDYGDLYHEVLKLNRDLPVSFLPSDAPGRISGYKTALFEIYESLAPETPDAIALPASSGGFASGLWRGILDLQNAGLLETPPRLYLVQTAASDPITRAFDANRDEVSALSTEAVGETIAHSIGNPDPPSGTRALTAVRQTGGAVCSVTDDDIRDAQRQYAQRSGLCVEPASAAPLAGVARLGARGEIDDDETVVLVPTGTGFKEMGTGSESVQTETVTRSALSSRLESRLSG
- a CDS encoding universal stress protein codes for the protein MEDVTDFDDILVPTDGSKTARNGAKQAIKFARRNGATLHVLYAMDMGDADYVAVPSDIAQTRSRLEKKGQKFVGEIEDLAEDAEVPCVTTVTPNTPVEAILEYVDEHDIDLVVMGKRGRSDPDKPLIGSITNRVVGSLDIPVFTA
- a CDS encoding winged helix-turn-helix transcriptional regulator translates to MDESTEQLEVWCAGEDWCPVTSTATLIGKKWHTVVLHRLLANGPLGFNALKTEVGGISSKVLSDVLDDLEGKRLIDREIVNEKPVRVEYSLTAHGESLEPVIQEMAEWGREHLTAAADVESSIA
- a CDS encoding NAD(P)/FAD-dependent oxidoreductase; the encoded protein is MTAPTDSTTSTEPAATHHYEVAVVGGGPAGLTTALYAARLGHETAVFDRGGGRAAMIQETHNVIGVPESVSGNDFLATAVDQIRSYGADYRTEFVTGIDRRDGSFHLETTDGSATADRVVLATGFSDGRPDPPLPRTGRGLHYCLHCDAYLFVDESVYVMGNGDSAATVAMLMLNFTDSVDLLLRGDDPDWSDETGALLEHHPVDIVREEVTGVRNGEDGWLEALEFADGTVRDYRGGFAMYGSNYNNDLAASLGADLTEDGTVVVDDHGRTTVDGLYAVGDLTPGHNQIPVAMGQGAKAGIALHKSLREFPKSLAELQADGAVEPQNVPAISAEVRRQANTHSSAEGD
- a CDS encoding helix-turn-helix domain-containing protein, with the protein product MTDVPDRLYDLPPSAKLVLKVLEVDGAMTQGQIAAESRLSKRTVRFALESLRDADVVHEGVYFRDARKSLYSISDSMPTDGSAAASD
- a CDS encoding peroxiredoxin family protein, which translates into the protein MPELTDFELSNAATGPDPFRLSEFAADPDRDAIGLLFQRDYHCPKCREQVQTVASRYDEFTARRADVVSILPEPIERARQWNEQYDLPFPLLADESKTTSDQYDQPVRFGAVGSLHDMVGRMPEAILIDASGDRPTIEYVHRGTHPADRPTADDLLERVDELATARVDG